From the genome of Acidaminococcus sp.:
CTGAAGATGTCATTGAAAACACCGGTTTTGAAATTGATGTTTCCAGAGCTGTTGAACTGGAAGCTCCGGATCCTGCTGTTATTAAACTGATCCGTGAAGAAATCGATCCGGGCCAGGCTTTCATTAAGGTTCCTGTAGAAGAAAAGAAATAACTCAATCATAGGGAGGACAACCAATAATGGGTTTTTATTCAATGCCTAGATATTTTCAACAGATGCCTCAAGTCGGCAAACCGTTGAAAAAGGCAAATCCTGAAAATGAAGAACAATTAAAGAAGATTGAAGCAGAGATTCATGAGCTGATTAAGGCCGCTCAGTCTGCGGGCCGCAGCGATGAATCCCTGAACGAATCCGGCCAATTGACCGCACTGCAGCGTATTGAAAAGCTGGTTGAACCGGGCACTTTCAGACCGTTGAACTCCCTGTTTAACCCACAAGACAACAAGAACGGCTCTGTCAGCATCATCAAGGGCCTGGGCCGTATTAACGGCAAATGGGCAGTGATTGTAGCTTCCGATAACAAGAAGCTGGCCGGTGCCTGGGTACCGGGCCAGGCTGAATGCCTGCTCCGTGCTTCCGATACGGCTAAGACGCTGCATATTCCTCTGGTATATGTCCTGAACTGCAGTGGTGTTAAATTCGATGAACAGGAAAAGGTTTATCCTAACCGCCGTGGTGGTGGTACTCCGTTCTATCGCAACTCTGAACTGAACCAACTGGGTATTCCTGTCATCGTCGGCATCTATGGAACCAACCCTGCCGGCGGCGGCTACCATTCCATCAGCCCGACCATCCTGATTGCTCATGAAAAAGCCAACATGGCTGTCGGCGGCGCCGGCATCCTGGGCGGCATGAGCCCGAAGGGCTACATCGATATGGAAGGTGCAGAACAGATTGCTGATTCCGTAGCTAAGAGCAAGAAGGTAGAACCTCCTGGAGCTGTAGATATTCACTACACCGAGACCGGTTTCTTCCGTGAAGTATATGCTTCCGAAGAAGGCGTTCTGGAAGGCATCAAGAAATACATCGGCATGCTGCCGAAGTATGACCCCGAATTCTTCCGTGTAGATGATCCGAGAGAACCGGCTCTGCCTCTGGATGATCTGTATTCTCTCGTTCCTCTGAACGATAAGAGAGCCTATGATATGTACAATGTCATCGGCCGTCTGTTTGATAACAGTGAATTCAAGGAATACAAGAAGGGCTATGGCCCCGAAATGATTACCGGTATGGCTAAAGTCAACGGCCTGCTCGTTGGTGTAGTTGCCAACTTCATGGGCCTCTTGATGAACTACCCTGAATACAAGACGGGTGCTGTAGGCATGGGCGGTAAGCTTTATCGTCAGGGTCTCGTTAAGATGAACGAATTTGTTACCCTGTGCGCCAGAGACCGTCTGCCGATCATCTGGATTCAGGATACTTCCGGTATCGATGTAGGCAACGATGCAGAGAAGGCTGAACTGCTTGGCTTAGGTCAGTCCCTGATCTATTCCATCCAGAGCTCCCATATTCCGCAATTCGAAATTACCCTGAGAAAAGGTTCCGCCGCTGCTCACTACGTACTGGGCGGTCCTCAGGGCAGCACGAACGCATTCTCCATTGGCACGGCTGCTACCGAGATTTATGTAATGAACGGTGAAACCGCTGCTGTGGCTATGTACTCCCGCAGACTCGCAAAGGATAAGAAAGCCGGCAAGGATCTGCAGCCGACCATCGATAAGATGAACAACCTGATCCAGTCTTTCCACACCAATTCCCGTCCGAAGATCTGCGCAAAACTTGGTCTGGTAGACGAAGTGGTAGACTTCTCCAAGTTGCGTGACTATGTAGTAGCATTCACTGAAGCTGCTTATCAGAATCCGCAGTCCATTTGCCCGTTCCATCAGATGATGCTGCCTAGAGCTATCAGGGAATTTGATACGTTCGTGAAAAAGTAATCCTTGTGGAGGAACAGGCAACTAATGAGTATTTATACACTTGGCATTGATGTCGGATCCACGGCATCCAAATGCATTATCCTCAAAGATGGAAAAGACATCGTCGCCAAATCCCTCGTGGACGTTGGGGCCGGTACTTCCGGCCCGTCTCGGGCGATTTCTGAAGTCCTCGAAAATGCGCACATGAAGAAGGAAGATATGGCGTATACCCTGGCAACAGGGTATGGCCGTAACTCCCTGGAGGGCATTGCGGACAAGCAAATGAGTGAATTGTCCTGCCATGCCAAGGGCGCATCTTTCATTTGGCCGAATGTCCACACCGTTATTGATATTGGCGGTCAGGATGTAAAAGTTATCCATGTGGAAAACGGCGTAATGACCAACTTCCAGATGAACGATAAATGTGCAGCTGGTACGGGACGTTTCCTTGATGTAATGGCTCGTGTGCTCGAGGTCAAGGTGGAAGATCTGGCTAAGCTTGGTGCTCAGTCCAAGAAGCGTATTGCCATCAGCTCCACGTGCACGGTATTCGCTGAAAGCGAAGTAATCAGCCAGCTGTCGAAAGGTACGGACAAGATTGATATTATTGCCGGTATCCATCGTTCAGTGGCCAGCCGCGTGATTGGTCTTGCCAACCGCGTTGGTGTGGTGAAGGATGTCGTCATGACCGGCGGCGTTGCTCAGAATTACGGCGTAGTAGATGCCCTGCGGGAGGGTTTGGGTGTAGAAATCCACACGTCCCCGCTGGCCCAGTACAATGGTGCTCTTGGTGCTGCGCTGTATGCCTATCGTAAAGCATCTAAATAAGCTTTTTACTTATAAAAGAAGGAAGGATAATTATGGCGAAAGTTGTAAGCCCTGGCGTCCAGGCTTTAAGAGATGTAGTAGAAAAGGTTTACAGAGAACTGCGTGAAGCAAAAGAAGCAGGCCAGCCTGTAGGTTGGTCCTCTTCCAAATTCCCCTGCGAATTGGCTGAATCCTTCGGTCTGCACGTAGGCTATCCTGAAAACCAGGCTGCCGGCATTGCCGCTAACCGCGACGGCGAAGTAATGTGCCAGGCTGCTGAAGATATTGGCTATGATAACGATATTTGCGGCTATGCCCGTATTTCCCTGGCATATGCTGCCGGTTACCGTGGCGCCAACAAGATGGACAAAGACGGTAACTATATCATTAACCCGAACAGCGGCAAGCAGAAGAAAGATGCAAACGGCAAGAAGATGTTCGATGCCGATGGTAAGCCTGTCATCGATCCGAAGACCTTGAAGCCTTATGCAACCGTAGATAATATCTATGAAATTGCTGCTCTGCCCGATGGCGAAGAAAAGACCCGCCGTCAGAATGCACTGCATAAGTATCGTCAGATGACGATGCCGATGCCGGACTTCGTACTGTGCTGCAACAACATTTGCAACTGCATGACGAAGTGGTATGAAGACATTGCTCGTCGTCATAACATTCCTTTGATCATGATCGACGTTCCTTACAACGAATTCGACCATGTCAACGAAGCCAACGTAAAGTATATTCGTGCTCAGCTCGATACGGCTATTCGTCAAATGGAAGAGATTTCCGGCAAGAAGTTCGATGAAGATAAGTTCGAACAATGCTGCCAGAACGCAAACCGTACCGCTAAGGCTTGGTTGAAAGTTTGCGATTACCTCCAGTACAAACCGTCTCCATTCAACGGCTTCGACCTGTTCAACCACATGGCCGACGTCGTTACGGCTCGTGGCCGTGTAGAAGCTGCTGAAGCTTTCGAACTGCTGGCCAGCGAACTGGAACAGCATGTCAAGGAAGGTACCACGACGGCTCCGTTCAAAGAACAGCATCGTATCATGTTTGAAGGTATTCCTTGCTGGCCGAAACTGCCGGCTCTGTTCAAACCTCTGAAGGCCAACGGCCTGAACATCACCGGTGTTGTATATGCTCCGGCATTTGGTTTCGTTTACGACAACCTGGATGGACTCGTAAAAGCATACTGCAAGGCCCCGAACTCCGTCAGCATCGAACAAGGTGTGGCATGGCGTGAAGGTCTGATTCGCGACAACAAGGTTGACGGCGTTCTGGTTCACTACAACCGTTCCTGCAAACCTTGGAGTGGTTACATGCCTGAAATGCAGCGTCGTTTCACGAAGGATCTGGGTATCCCGACCGCCGGCTTCGACGGCGACCAGGCTGACCCGAGAAACTTCAACGCTGCTCAGTATGAAACCCGTGTACAAGGCTTGGTCGAAGCCATGGAAGCAAATGACGCAAAGAAGGGGAATAAATAATGGCTATCAGTGAACTTATTGAAGAGTTTAAGAAAGTATCTGCCAGCCCGAAGACCATGCTGGCCAAATATAAAGCTCAAGGCAAGAAGGCTATCGGTGTTCTGCCTTACTATGTTCCTGAAGAACTGGTTTATGCAGCTGGAATGGTTCCTATGGGTGTATGGGGCTGCAACGGTAAACAGGAAGTTCGTTCCAAGGAATATTGCGCTTCCTTCTACTGCACAGTAGCTCAGCTGTCCCTGGAAATGCTGCTGGATGGTACGCTGGACGGCCTGGACGGCATTATTACGCCTGTTCTGTGCGATACCCTGCGTCCTATGAGCCAGAACTTCAAAGTCGCTATGAAGGGTAAGATGCCGGTTATTTTCCTGGCACATCCTCAGGTTCGTCAGACTGCAGCCGGCAGACAGTTCACCTATGACGCTTACAATGAAGTAAAGGGTCATCTGGAAGAAATCTGCGGCCATGAAATCACTAACGATGCCATCCGCGATGCCATCAAAGTGTATAACAAGAGCCGTGCTGCCCGCCGTGAATTCTGCAAACTGGCAAATGCTCATCCTGACCTGATCTCTGCTTCCACTCGTGCTGCCATCCTGCGTGCTGCTTACTTCATGCTGAAGGATGAATACACCGAAAAGCTGGAAGAACTCAACAAGGAACTGGCTGCTGCTCCTGTCGGCAAGTTCGATGGCCATAAGGTCGTTGTTTCCGGCATCATCTACAACATGCCTGGCATCCTGAAGGCTATGGATGAC
Proteins encoded in this window:
- a CDS encoding acyl-CoA dehydratase activase; translated protein: MYTLGIDVGSTASKCIILKDGKDIVAKSLVDVGAGTSGPSRAISEVLENAHMKKEDMAYTLATGYGRNSLEGIADKQMSELSCHAKGASFIWPNVHTVIDIGGQDVKVIHVENGVMTNFQMNDKCAAGTGRFLDVMARVLEVKVEDLAKLGAQSKKRIAISSTCTVFAESEVISQLSKGTDKIDIIAGIHRSVASRVIGLANRVGVVKDVVMTGGVAQNYGVVDALREGLGVEIHTSPLAQYNGALGAALYAYRKASK
- a CDS encoding glutaconyl-CoA decarboxylase subunit alpha → MPRYFQQMPQVGKPLKKANPENEEQLKKIEAEIHELIKAAQSAGRSDESLNESGQLTALQRIEKLVEPGTFRPLNSLFNPQDNKNGSVSIIKGLGRINGKWAVIVASDNKKLAGAWVPGQAECLLRASDTAKTLHIPLVYVLNCSGVKFDEQEKVYPNRRGGGTPFYRNSELNQLGIPVIVGIYGTNPAGGGYHSISPTILIAHEKANMAVGGAGILGGMSPKGYIDMEGAEQIADSVAKSKKVEPPGAVDIHYTETGFFREVYASEEGVLEGIKKYIGMLPKYDPEFFRVDDPREPALPLDDLYSLVPLNDKRAYDMYNVIGRLFDNSEFKEYKKGYGPEMITGMAKVNGLLVGVVANFMGLLMNYPEYKTGAVGMGGKLYRQGLVKMNEFVTLCARDRLPIIWIQDTSGIDVGNDAEKAELLGLGQSLIYSIQSSHIPQFEITLRKGSAAAHYVLGGPQGSTNAFSIGTAATEIYVMNGETAAVAMYSRRLAKDKKAGKDLQPTIDKMNNLIQSFHTNSRPKICAKLGLVDEVVDFSKLRDYVVAFTEAAYQNPQSICPFHQMMLPRAIREFDTFVKK
- a CDS encoding 2-hydroxyacyl-CoA dehydratase family protein — protein: MAISELIEEFKKVSASPKTMLAKYKAQGKKAIGVLPYYVPEELVYAAGMVPMGVWGCNGKQEVRSKEYCASFYCTVAQLSLEMLLDGTLDGLDGIITPVLCDTLRPMSQNFKVAMKGKMPVIFLAHPQVRQTAAGRQFTYDAYNEVKGHLEEICGHEITNDAIRDAIKVYNKSRAARREFCKLANAHPDLISASTRAAILRAAYFMLKDEYTEKLEELNKELAAAPVGKFDGHKVVVSGIIYNMPGILKAMDDNKLVVAADDCAYESRSFAVDAPEDLDNGLAALAVQFSKQKNDVLLYDPTYRENTRSEHVCSLVKESGAEGVIVYMMQFCDPEEMEYPDLKKALDAHHIPHVKIGVDQMTRDFGQATTALEAFAESL
- a CDS encoding 2-hydroxyacyl-CoA dehydratase, which codes for MAKVVSPGVQALRDVVEKVYRELREAKEAGQPVGWSSSKFPCELAESFGLHVGYPENQAAGIAANRDGEVMCQAAEDIGYDNDICGYARISLAYAAGYRGANKMDKDGNYIINPNSGKQKKDANGKKMFDADGKPVIDPKTLKPYATVDNIYEIAALPDGEEKTRRQNALHKYRQMTMPMPDFVLCCNNICNCMTKWYEDIARRHNIPLIMIDVPYNEFDHVNEANVKYIRAQLDTAIRQMEEISGKKFDEDKFEQCCQNANRTAKAWLKVCDYLQYKPSPFNGFDLFNHMADVVTARGRVEAAEAFELLASELEQHVKEGTTTAPFKEQHRIMFEGIPCWPKLPALFKPLKANGLNITGVVYAPAFGFVYDNLDGLVKAYCKAPNSVSIEQGVAWREGLIRDNKVDGVLVHYNRSCKPWSGYMPEMQRRFTKDLGIPTAGFDGDQADPRNFNAAQYETRVQGLVEAMEANDAKKGNK